Proteins from one Hemicordylus capensis ecotype Gifberg chromosome 7, rHemCap1.1.pri, whole genome shotgun sequence genomic window:
- the LOC128332537 gene encoding uncharacterized protein LOC128332537 has translation MERLRHCPSEHQATVNVVLAALCRPLFHHEEAKIRRAAMRTHLDLLQHRHHHHKGTEENITTLIAVLMHVEDEDLEVAQAAKDNLSLLAEALLWHLEGKLLARDSYSLQELLHKIAKRLIRQLGTEDAVEMEATKILGFFRREQPSVRRTAALLIGHLVHKKGSILTEGNIETFHAALESLLGDHDPEVGRVACKTEKIVKKAFSVHSRHGLRAAVRRLWVGCKKKRHPPEYGDLST, from the exons atggagcgcctgaggcactgtccatcagaacaccaggccacggtgaatgttgtcctggctgccctgtgccgccctctcttccaccac gaggaggctaagatccgaagggcagccatgaggacccacctggatctcctgcagcaccgccaccaccaccacaagggtacagaggagaacatcacgaccctcatcgcggtgctgatgcatgtggaggatgaagacctggaggtagcacag gctgcgaaggacaatctgagcctcctggcggaagccctcctatggcacttggagggcaagctgctggcgcgggactcttacagcctgcaggagctgctccacaagatcgccaagcgtctg attcggcagctcggcacagaggacgccgtggagatggaggccaccaagatcctgggcttcttccgcagagagcagccttcagtgaggagaacggctgccctgctgatcg gtcacctggtccacaaaaagggcagcatcctcactgaagggaacatagagaccttccatgctg cgctggagagcttgcttggcgaccatgaccccgaggtcgggagagttgcctgcaagacagagaagatcgtgaagaaggccttttccgtCCACTCCCGGCatgggctgcgggctgccgttcggcgcttgtgggtgggctgtaagaagaagagacacccgccagagtacggtgatctctccacctga